From the genome of Vicia villosa cultivar HV-30 ecotype Madison, WI linkage group LG2, Vvil1.0, whole genome shotgun sequence, one region includes:
- the LOC131646599 gene encoding uncharacterized protein At5g65660-like produces MDGQDLSPSQLDTSRPSLGFPLGTALLLIIIFSLSGIFSCCYHWEKFRSFHQSLSDLEAAQAYAHTQSPPSTEKKGQSLTVLMPGDEVPKFIAMPCPCQPLRLEEIVVNMEKRPSKPP; encoded by the exons ATGGACGGCCAAGATCTTTCGCCGTCTCAACTAGACACATCTCGGCCGTCCCTAGGATTTCCACTTGGCACTGCCCTACTCTTGATCATCATCTTCAGCTTAAGTGGTATCTTCTCATGTTGCTACCATTGGGAAAAGTTTCGTTCATTTCATCAATCACTCTCTGATCTTGAAGCTGCACAAGCATACGCCCACACCCAATCGCCACCCTCCAcg GAAAAGAAGGGGCAGAGCTTGACGGTGTTGATGCCAGGGGATGAAGTGCCCAAGTTTATAGCTATGCCTTGCCCATGTCAGCCGTTGCGGCTAGAAGAGATTGTTGTCAACATGGAGAAGCGGCCGTCTAAACCACCGTGA